AGGTATCTTTGTAGTCCCGTTGTGGGGATACACGCACACACCTTGCTGGCtttactttctttcttctttgtatCCCCTTTCACCTTGGAAATCTACATATTCATTCAATTTACCTAAATCTCATCCGTGACATCCGCTTCACTCGTACCCGAAATCACGGTAATATGGAATCAGTCGTCCATTAATTCCGCAAGCTCccgttcttcttcttccgtgAGTTCTGAGCTGGAAGCTGGCTTCGGTGTCGGCTCCGCGACTAAATTTTCTGGCGTCTTCTTCGGGGGCGTGGCGGGATGCAACAATTCTACAACACTCAAAGTTTAGCTTTCTCAGACACGAAAAAGACGCATAACCTTAAGGCAACAGACCACTCAGTTTCCATCTGCGTATGGTCTTGTCCAGACTGGTGCTCAAGATCCACGGTTCGATTCGCGTCTTGCCGTCCTCGCCAATAGTTTTGCGCATCCAGAGCTTAACTGCTGTGATGTCATGCCAATGTGCGTCAATTTCGCTTATAAGATCTGGCTCGTCGAGCTCAGAGACATCGTATGTTCTGAGGACGTCACCGGCAGCTGTGATCAAGTAGGGCTCTCCAAGATCTGTCAAGGAAATAGGGAGGATTGTGCGAACGGCGACAGGTTGCATTATTGGTTTGGAGAGCTTCGTCGTTCCATCTGAGGCGTCTTGAGATAATACTCGGACAGTGTCGTCCGCGGATGCTAGTATTATAAAAGTCAGCCGAGCAGATAAAGCAAGTCCACGGCCACCAATTAGACTTAGGCTTACCAGTCCAAAGTTGCCCATTCTTGTACCAGAGATCATTGATCCTCGTCCTATGGTGATTTATGGTCTGCTTATGTATGGCTTTCCATCTGGAGGGAGACCCAGATTCTCTGATAAGGTCCCAAGATTTAATTACACCCATTGTGTCTCCGGTATACAGTATAGCAGCGTCGGGCGAAACAACCTCGCCATCCAAACATTCCACTGGGCGTGTATGCGATGAGATTGACCCCAAACTTATCAGAGGTTCAGAGCTCGTTGGCTGTGAAATATCCCTGTACACCATTTGTTCGCAATGTCATTTTCGTGATGCTCCAGCGGTAAAAATACGAAAAAGACGTACCAAAATCGCACTATCTTATCAGAACTCCCTGATACCAACAGATTAAGAGATGAGAACACATGTAAAGTCTTGACAAAATCTGCGTGCGCATTCGGGGTGGATGATATCTGCCGTTTCGACTGTCATGGCGCCATACAATTGTGATCACCATCATGTTAAAAAAATTCGGGATGTGATGAACTGTCACGAAAATGACAAGAGACAAAAAACGTACAACAGTGTCCCATAGCCTGATGGACTGAAAAGCAATTTTCAGTCAAATACCATTTGATCCTGGAGAAATGACAAGTTACTTTGTCCCAAGAGCCTGTGATGAGAATCTCCCTATCTCCCGAACCTGGGGTTCTGTCGCAAAACGCAAGGCTGGTTACAGGACCCGTGTGTCCTTTGAATAGATGTAATGTTTTGCCTGACTGTTGAAGGAGGGTTGTGGTGTCAACGATTCTGTAGTAAGGATGGGTGATGTCCCGTACCTCTAAATCGAGCAGGCGAGCGACGTTGGTATTTTCCCCGATCCATGCAACGCTGTCTTGAATTTCGATCGCAAGAGCCTTCCCAATGAGTTCAATTGGGTCACCAAGGGACTTTGTCCGCTCAGCCTTCTGCTTTCTAGCCTATCATAGAATGGATACAgagagatgaagatgagattTCCGGCAGTATCAAACTTGAATGGTCCATTACACACTTCTTCGATCGCAAGTTGAGCTTCAGTAACGATAAAATTGTCGGTACTCATGTTGGATGGGTTGTGAATTTGCAATAGAAGCGATTGAATGATCTAATCGCTAATTGAGGTGTTGTGCCACTCTTCAAACTGTTTAATTTGTGATCAGTTATAACGAGAATTCAAGGTCCCGAAACACGAGTCAATCAAATTTCGGAAGAGAATTGCTATTTTATGACTCCTTTGCTTTTAAAAGTCGGCCGGAACAATGC
This Psilocybe cubensis strain MGC-MH-2018 chromosome 3, whole genome shotgun sequence DNA region includes the following protein-coding sequences:
- a CDS encoding putative WD repeat-containing protein (putative WD repeat-containing protein C126.01c) translates to MSTDNFIVTEAQLAIEEARKQKAERTKSLGDPIELIGKALAIEIQDSVAWIGENTNVARLLDLESGKTLHLFKGHTGPVTSLAFCDRTPGSGDREILITGSWDKSIRLWDTVSKRQISSTPNAHADFVKTLHVFSSLNLLVSGSSDKIVRFWDISQPTSSEPLISLGSISSHTRPVECLDGEVVSPDAAILYTGDTMGVIKSWDLIRESGSPSRWKAIHKQTINHHRTRINDLWYKNGQLWTASADDTVRVLSQDASDGTTKLSKPIMQPVAVRTILPISLTDLGEPYLITAAGDVLRTYDVSELDEPDLISEIDAHWHDITAVKLWMRKTIGEDGKTRIEPWILSTSLDKTIRRWKLSELLHPATPPKKTPENLVAEPTPKPASSSELTEEEERELAELMDD